The following proteins are co-located in the Flavobacterium sp. CECT 9288 genome:
- a CDS encoding PAS domain-containing sensor histidine kinase encodes MFKSFKIAMLSLRIRIFLSMIVLILMASVILASISIIQFKNEAKEYHQERLERNENAVKQHINFILSTTTYPLTAANLDLIFKDKIHELAHIHNVEINIYSLNGQLLKSSKESFSVDKVAPPVPKYILKLVRSSIEKRYVDIKTIDGKKNRSAFSQIKDDKFKPLGILNLPYVEDDGYYENELKNFLVRLGQVYAFMLLMAFALAYFLSSYITKSLKTISDKLSETSLNQKNEKIVLEANSKEINLLIKAYNAMVDELEKSAIKLAQSEREEAWREMAKQVAHEIKNPLTPMRLTVQSFQRKFDPLDPNVKQKMNDYSETLIQQIDTMSAVASAFSNFASMPAQQNETLNVVEVVELTMDIFNEDYVEFQSESPEIISKIDRTQLIRVITNLAKNAIQSIPEQQEFKKVLVKIKKEDNNVLITVSDNGIGIQASDAHRIFEPKFTTKSSGMGLGLGIIKNIIENYKGTIIFESEFGKGTTFIVSLPIINS; translated from the coding sequence ATGTTCAAAAGCTTCAAAATAGCAATGCTTTCCTTGCGGATTAGGATTTTCCTGTCCATGATTGTATTGATATTGATGGCCTCCGTTATATTAGCCTCGATTTCGATCATTCAATTTAAAAACGAAGCCAAAGAATACCACCAAGAGCGACTGGAACGGAACGAAAATGCGGTTAAACAGCACATCAATTTTATTCTTTCAACTACTACTTATCCTTTAACAGCAGCAAACCTAGACCTCATTTTTAAGGATAAAATTCATGAATTGGCACACATTCATAATGTCGAAATTAATATCTACAGCCTTAACGGTCAGTTATTAAAATCTTCCAAGGAATCATTCTCAGTTGATAAAGTAGCGCCACCAGTACCCAAATACATTTTGAAACTGGTGCGTTCCTCCATTGAAAAAAGGTATGTAGACATCAAAACTATTGACGGCAAAAAAAATCGTTCGGCTTTTAGCCAAATCAAAGATGACAAATTCAAGCCACTCGGGATTTTAAACTTGCCTTATGTAGAAGACGATGGATATTATGAAAATGAACTTAAAAATTTCTTAGTAAGACTTGGTCAGGTGTACGCTTTCATGTTGCTCATGGCCTTTGCACTAGCGTACTTTTTATCGTCCTATATTACAAAATCTTTAAAAACCATTTCGGATAAATTAAGTGAAACCAGTTTAAACCAAAAAAACGAAAAAATTGTTTTAGAGGCCAATAGCAAAGAAATTAATTTACTCATCAAGGCGTATAATGCCATGGTAGATGAACTGGAGAAAAGTGCCATCAAACTAGCACAAAGTGAGCGCGAAGAAGCCTGGAGAGAAATGGCAAAACAAGTAGCCCATGAAATCAAAAATCCGCTTACGCCAATGAGACTAACAGTTCAAAGTTTTCAACGCAAGTTTGACCCATTGGATCCCAATGTAAAACAGAAAATGAACGACTACTCTGAAACGCTCATTCAACAAATTGACACCATGAGTGCGGTAGCTTCGGCCTTTTCTAACTTTGCCTCCATGCCTGCCCAACAAAATGAAACCCTGAATGTAGTTGAAGTTGTGGAGCTTACCATGGATATTTTTAATGAAGATTATGTTGAATTTCAAAGCGAGTCTCCAGAGATTATCTCAAAAATTGACCGTACACAATTGATTCGAGTTATTACCAATCTTGCCAAAAACGCTATTCAATCTATACCGGAGCAACAAGAATTTAAAAAGGTTCTCGTAAAAATAAAAAAAGAAGACAATAACGTACTCATAACCGTATCAGATAACGGGATAGGAATACAAGCCAGCGATGCACATAGGATTTTTGAACCTAAATTTACCACCAAAAGTAGCGGGATGGGTCTTGGTTTAGGAATTATAAAAAACATTATCGAAAATTACAAAGGAACGATTATCTTTGAATCTGAATTTGGCAAAGGAACCACATTCATTGTGTCGCTCCCCATCATAAACTCTTAA
- the rnpA gene encoding ribonuclease P protein component, translating to MNFKYPKTEKLKSKITIGLLFTEGKSVSKYPLRLVYKTGTFGENEKIKIGVSVSKKNFKKAVDRNYFKRVLRETYRLNKHLLLDNLDQPYSFMFFYQTKDRLTYQEINTKTVQLFEKFLLQIKKEE from the coding sequence ATGAATTTCAAGTACCCTAAAACCGAAAAACTAAAAAGCAAAATAACCATTGGTTTATTATTTACTGAGGGTAAATCCGTATCCAAATATCCGTTGCGATTGGTATACAAAACAGGTACTTTTGGCGAAAATGAAAAAATAAAAATAGGCGTTTCCGTATCTAAAAAGAATTTTAAAAAAGCTGTAGACCGCAATTATTTCAAACGTGTACTGCGCGAAACCTATCGCCTAAATAAACATTTGTTGCTTGATAATCTTGATCAACCGTATTCCTTCATGTTTTTTTATCAAACCAAGGATCGCTTGACTTACCAAGAAATCAATACTAAAACTGTTCAATTGTTTGAAAAGTTTTTGCTACAAATAAAAAAAGAAGAGTAG
- a CDS encoding HD domain-containing protein, whose translation MTNPDLINKTILFVKEELKNAEGGHDWFHIERVFKNTVLIASTETCDSTVAQLGALLHDIADSKFHDGDETVGPRVARKFLESEHVEEEIIAHVVQIIENISYKGGNVERKFSSIELDVVQDADRLDAIGAIGIARAFNYGGFKNRALYDPEIAPNTNMTKEEYKKNDAPTINHFYEKLLLLKDKMNTETGKKIAQERHQYMEGFLAQFYAEWEGEK comes from the coding sequence ATGACAAATCCTGATTTGATAAACAAGACAATTCTTTTTGTAAAAGAAGAATTAAAAAATGCCGAGGGCGGACACGATTGGTTTCATATCGAAAGAGTGTTTAAAAATACAGTGCTAATTGCAAGTACGGAAACTTGTGATAGTACTGTTGCCCAGCTTGGTGCGTTGCTACATGATATTGCCGATAGTAAATTTCACGATGGGGATGAAACGGTAGGGCCTAGAGTTGCTCGAAAATTTTTAGAATCGGAACATGTTGAAGAGGAAATTATTGCACATGTGGTTCAAATTATTGAAAACATCTCCTATAAAGGTGGTAATGTTGAACGAAAGTTTTCCTCCATTGAACTAGATGTAGTTCAGGATGCGGATCGTTTAGATGCCATAGGAGCCATAGGAATTGCCAGAGCATTCAATTATGGAGGTTTTAAAAATAGAGCGCTGTATGACCCTGAAATAGCTCCAAATACCAACATGACTAAGGAAGAATACAAAAAGAATGATGCTCCAACAATAAATCATTTTTACGAAAAGCTTTTGCTCTTAAAAGATAAAATGAATACCGAAACGGGAAAGAAGATTGCCCAAGAAAGACATCAATACATGGAAGGTTTTCTAGCTCAGTTTTATGCAGAATGGGAAGGGGAGAAGTAA
- a CDS encoding S41 family peptidase produces MYSFLKKKFILPVVASAFLFIGSSFKDDFFEIAKQIEIFTTLFKELNRNYVDETNPGELMDKAIKAMLANLDPYTVYFNEQDVVKFKINNTGEYTGIGAILTRKEDKLIIKEPYKNFPADKAGLKAGDEIIQIGDVLLSDFKDDASQLLKGSKNTKITVKYLRQGKPNTTQIILDEVEIKSVPFFAKIDDKTGYIVLSHFNKKASFETKEALEQLKKEGAERIILDVRDNPGGLLNEAVNICNLFVAKNETIVTTKSKIDKHNTTYKTTREPVDLDIPLIVLVNGRSASASEIVAGALQDLDRAVVVGSRSFGKGLVQRPVDLTYGTQLKVTISRYYTPSGRCIQALDYSKKDKNGMALKTEEKNFNAFKTRKGRTVYDGGGIQPDIALDETKSSPITNALLRNDGIFNYVTSYYYKNPTLGNQIPVISDADYTDFKNYLKAQKFSFDTETELALKNTLAVAKKEKLDESIQVEYQQLLTALQKSENALLDKHQKEIKGLMVDEIIKRFQYQEGLYQYYTKNNIEIKKATTLLNDAAAYKAILKM; encoded by the coding sequence ATGTATTCTTTCCTCAAAAAAAAATTCATATTACCTGTTGTTGCTTCGGCATTTTTATTCATTGGAAGCAGTTTCAAAGATGATTTCTTCGAAATTGCCAAACAAATCGAAATCTTCACCACGCTTTTCAAAGAATTGAACCGCAATTATGTAGATGAGACTAATCCAGGCGAGTTAATGGACAAAGCCATTAAGGCCATGCTGGCTAATTTAGATCCGTACACGGTCTATTTTAACGAGCAGGATGTTGTGAAGTTTAAAATCAACAATACAGGTGAATATACAGGCATAGGTGCCATACTTACCCGCAAAGAAGACAAATTAATAATAAAAGAACCGTATAAAAATTTCCCTGCTGACAAAGCCGGTTTAAAAGCCGGTGATGAGATCATTCAAATAGGTGATGTGCTTTTATCAGATTTCAAGGATGATGCTTCACAATTACTCAAGGGTTCTAAAAACACCAAAATTACAGTAAAATATCTAAGACAAGGCAAGCCGAATACCACACAAATTATATTGGATGAAGTAGAAATTAAATCGGTACCGTTTTTTGCAAAAATAGATGATAAAACGGGTTACATTGTCTTGTCTCATTTTAACAAAAAAGCCTCTTTTGAAACCAAAGAAGCACTAGAACAACTCAAAAAAGAAGGTGCTGAACGCATTATTCTGGATGTAAGAGACAATCCTGGCGGGTTACTGAATGAAGCTGTAAATATTTGCAATTTATTTGTAGCCAAAAACGAAACTATTGTCACCACAAAGTCTAAAATTGACAAACACAATACCACTTATAAAACCACTAGAGAGCCTGTAGACTTAGACATTCCATTAATCGTTTTGGTAAATGGCCGTAGTGCCTCAGCTTCAGAAATTGTTGCAGGTGCGTTACAGGATCTAGATCGAGCGGTAGTGGTAGGAAGTCGTAGTTTTGGAAAAGGACTAGTACAGCGTCCTGTTGATTTAACTTATGGTACCCAACTCAAAGTGACCATTTCGCGCTACTATACTCCTTCGGGACGATGCATTCAGGCATTGGATTATTCTAAAAAAGACAAAAACGGAATGGCTTTAAAGACCGAAGAGAAGAACTTTAACGCTTTTAAAACCCGAAAAGGTAGAACTGTGTATGACGGCGGAGGTATTCAACCAGATATTGCCCTTGACGAAACGAAATCCAGTCCAATCACTAATGCGTTGTTAAGAAACGATGGAATCTTTAACTACGTTACCAGTTACTATTACAAAAACCCAACACTTGGAAATCAAATTCCAGTGATTAGTGATGCTGATTATACCGACTTTAAAAATTATTTAAAAGCTCAAAAATTCTCCTTTGACACAGAAACTGAATTGGCTTTGAAAAATACTTTGGCTGTAGCCAAAAAAGAAAAGCTAGACGAATCCATTCAAGTAGAGTACCAGCAATTATTGACCGCCTTGCAAAAATCTGAAAATGCATTGCTAGACAAACATCAAAAAGAAATCAAGGGCTTAATGGTTGATGAAATTATCAAACGTTTTCAATACCAAGAAGGTTTGTACCAATATTACACCAAAAACAACATCGAAATCAAGAAAGCAACGACACTTTTAAACGATGCCGCTGCCTACAAAGCTATCTTAAAAATGTAA
- a CDS encoding CopD family protein: MEYYNYIKSLHLIFVITWFVGLFNIVRLFVYQIEAADKPSPEKEILQNQYKIMTYRMWYIITWPSAILASIFAFWMLFFTDLGRAWLQMPWMHVKLGFVFLLYLYHAKCHQIFNQLQRNEVRYTSNFMRLWNEGATIILFAVVFLVILKNAFNWIYGVIGIILFSVILMLGFQFYKKIRERK, from the coding sequence ATGGAATACTATAATTACATAAAATCATTACACCTCATCTTTGTAATTACTTGGTTTGTGGGGCTTTTTAATATTGTTCGCCTATTTGTTTACCAAATTGAAGCTGCAGACAAACCTTCACCCGAAAAAGAGATTTTACAAAACCAATACAAAATAATGACGTATCGCATGTGGTACATCATAACTTGGCCATCGGCAATATTAGCCAGTATATTTGCATTTTGGATGTTGTTTTTTACAGATTTAGGTCGGGCGTGGCTCCAAATGCCTTGGATGCATGTCAAACTAGGATTTGTGTTTTTATTGTATTTGTACCATGCCAAATGCCACCAAATCTTTAATCAATTGCAACGAAACGAAGTGAGATACACCTCTAATTTTATGCGATTATGGAACGAAGGCGCCACAATTATACTTTTTGCCGTAGTATTTTTAGTGATTTTAAAAAATGCATTCAATTGGATTTACGGAGTAATTGGGATCATTTTGTTCTCTGTCATTTTAATGCTGGGTTTCCAGTTTTACAAAAAAATTAGAGAAAGAAAATAG
- a CDS encoding acyl-ACP desaturase gives MSIKNIRLEVMQFLEKNVDSFVDQYLIPVEKIWQPTDFLPDSQSDTFFDEVKELREIAKDLPYDFWVTLVGDTITEEALPTYESWLMDVEGIDNVERNGWSKWIRQWTGEENRHGDLLNKYLYLSGRVNMREVEMTTQHLINDGFDIGTGRDPYKNFIYTSFQELATYVSHNRVAQIAKKYGDNKLSKMCKMIAGDEMRHHHAYSEFVNRIFQIDPSEMMLAFQYMMKAKIVMPAHFLRESGEKISSAFEQFSDSAQRIGVYTAVDYVEIMQKLIDKWEIDKIGGLTDEAEKARDYLMKLPARMAKISERLVIPQESHIFKWVEPALIR, from the coding sequence ATGTCAATAAAAAACATTCGATTAGAAGTAATGCAGTTTTTAGAGAAAAACGTAGATAGCTTTGTCGATCAGTATCTTATTCCTGTTGAAAAGATATGGCAACCAACAGATTTTTTGCCAGATTCCCAGAGTGATACTTTTTTTGATGAAGTAAAAGAACTACGTGAAATTGCTAAAGATTTGCCTTATGATTTCTGGGTAACACTAGTAGGTGATACCATTACAGAGGAAGCGTTGCCTACCTATGAGTCTTGGCTTATGGATGTAGAAGGAATAGATAATGTAGAGCGCAACGGATGGTCTAAATGGATCAGACAATGGACAGGTGAGGAAAATCGCCATGGTGATTTATTAAATAAATATTTGTACTTATCTGGTAGAGTGAACATGCGCGAAGTAGAAATGACTACACAGCACTTGATCAATGATGGTTTTGATATTGGTACTGGAAGAGATCCTTATAAGAACTTTATCTACACTAGTTTTCAAGAACTAGCTACCTATGTTTCACATAACAGAGTAGCTCAAATAGCTAAAAAATACGGAGACAACAAACTTTCTAAAATGTGCAAAATGATTGCAGGCGATGAAATGCGCCACCATCATGCATATAGTGAGTTTGTAAACCGAATTTTCCAAATTGACCCAAGCGAAATGATGCTTGCGTTTCAATACATGATGAAAGCAAAAATTGTGATGCCGGCTCATTTCTTGAGAGAATCTGGTGAAAAAATAAGCTCAGCTTTTGAACAGTTTTCTGATTCTGCACAGCGTATAGGGGTATATACCGCAGTAGACTATGTTGAAATTATGCAAAAATTAATTGACAAGTGGGAAATTGATAAAATAGGTGGTTTAACAGATGAAGCTGAAAAAGCACGTGACTATTTGATGAAATTACCTGCTAGAATGGCCAAAATCTCTGAGCGTTTGGTAATTCCTCAAGAATCTCATATTTTCAAATGGGTTGAGCCTGCCTTAATACGCTAA
- a CDS encoding enoyl-CoA hydratase/isomerase family protein, whose translation MNYENILVTTQENIATVTINRPTKLNALNVATISDLNKAFKLLSKNNEIRAIILTGSGEKAFVAGADISEFANFSIEQGSQLAAEGQEKLFDFIENLKTPVIAAVNGFALGGGLELAMSCHFRVASENAKMGLPEVSLGVIPGYGGTQRLPQLVGKGRAMEMIMTAGMVTADEAHRIGLVNHVVPENELIEFCTNIANTIIKNSPYAIGKAIKAVNANFKEGKNGYETEIKSFGKCFGTEDFKEGTTAFLEKRKAVFTGK comes from the coding sequence ATGAACTACGAAAATATTTTGGTTACTACCCAAGAAAACATTGCTACTGTAACCATCAATAGACCTACAAAGTTGAATGCATTGAATGTGGCAACCATTTCTGATTTGAACAAAGCCTTTAAATTATTGTCAAAAAACAATGAGATTCGTGCTATTATTTTAACAGGAAGTGGCGAAAAAGCTTTTGTAGCAGGAGCTGATATTTCAGAATTTGCAAATTTCTCCATAGAGCAAGGATCCCAACTTGCAGCTGAAGGTCAAGAAAAATTATTTGATTTCATCGAAAATTTAAAAACACCTGTTATTGCCGCAGTAAATGGTTTTGCACTAGGTGGTGGATTAGAATTGGCCATGTCATGCCATTTTAGAGTGGCCTCAGAAAATGCCAAGATGGGATTACCAGAAGTATCGCTAGGAGTGATTCCTGGATACGGAGGAACACAACGCCTACCACAACTAGTAGGAAAAGGCCGCGCTATGGAAATGATTATGACTGCTGGAATGGTTACTGCAGATGAAGCTCACAGAATAGGCTTAGTAAACCATGTGGTTCCAGAAAACGAACTAATAGAATTTTGCACCAATATAGCCAATACGATAATTAAGAACTCTCCATACGCTATTGGCAAAGCCATAAAAGCGGTTAATGCTAATTTCAAAGAAGGTAAAAACGGATACGAAACAGAGATCAAATCCTTTGGGAAATGTTTTGGAACCGAAGATTTTAAAGAAGGAACAACGGCTTTCTTAGAAAAAAGAAAAGCAGTTTTTACTGGAAAATAA
- a CDS encoding DUF4349 domain-containing protein: MKSILLFILVLLCLGSCKKEEAELDMKITAIKLPAKRESGQNGNYNADKMDSPEKEKTEQKIIKTGNLRFETNDLEATYTQIQNAVKNSKATIQNDSEGKDYESVFRNLTLRVPSQNFDVFIASISKGVAYFDTKEITSQDVTAEFIDLDARLKAKKVLENRYLELLKKANKVTEMLEIEKQLSAIREEIEAKEGQLNYMQNQVSYSTITIEFYKSVAEASGATESYGTKIWTAIKSGFNSLSSLFINLLSIWPFILIMIALGYFIRKRFKSKKI; this comes from the coding sequence ATGAAGTCAATACTCTTATTTATTCTTGTACTCTTGTGTTTGGGGAGTTGTAAAAAAGAAGAAGCTGAATTAGATATGAAAATCACAGCTATTAAACTTCCTGCAAAAAGAGAATCTGGACAAAATGGCAACTACAATGCTGATAAAATGGACTCGCCTGAAAAAGAAAAAACAGAACAAAAAATCATCAAAACAGGTAACCTTCGTTTTGAAACCAATGATTTAGAAGCTACATATACCCAAATACAAAATGCAGTAAAAAATAGTAAAGCAACGATCCAAAACGATAGCGAAGGTAAAGATTACGAGTCGGTTTTTAGAAATCTAACCCTTCGTGTACCAAGCCAAAACTTTGATGTTTTTATAGCTTCGATTTCAAAAGGAGTTGCGTATTTTGACACTAAAGAAATAACTTCACAGGATGTCACTGCTGAATTTATAGATCTTGATGCCCGCTTAAAAGCAAAGAAAGTATTGGAAAACCGGTATCTAGAACTTTTGAAAAAAGCAAACAAGGTTACCGAAATGCTAGAAATTGAAAAACAACTTTCGGCTATTCGAGAAGAAATTGAAGCCAAAGAAGGGCAATTGAACTACATGCAAAACCAAGTTTCCTACAGCACCATAACCATAGAATTTTATAAATCTGTTGCAGAGGCTAGTGGCGCTACCGAATCATATGGAACAAAAATTTGGACCGCCATCAAATCAGGGTTCAATAGTCTTTCGAGTTTGTTTATCAATTTACTCAGCATTTGGCCATTTATCCTCATTATGATTGCTTTAGGTTACTTTATTAGAAAACGATTTAAGTCAAAAAAAATATAA
- a CDS encoding 1-acyl-sn-glycerol-3-phosphate acyltransferase yields MQKIISYPISVVYYLCFSLTLLVFHPIQWICFNVFGYQAHKKSVDYLNFFLVKCTNLLGTTYTFTNRDIIPKDVPLIFVCNHQSMYDIIAMIWYFRRFHCKFVSKKELGKGIPSVSYNLRHGGSVLIDRKDPKQAIPAIRSLSEYIEKHKRSAVIFPEGTRSKTGKPKEFSQTGLKMLCKSAPSAYVVPVSINNSWKMVKFGFFPVGLGNHLTFVVHEPLAVSEYDFADLMVKTESAIVNGIKI; encoded by the coding sequence ATGCAAAAAATAATTTCATACCCTATATCTGTTGTTTATTATCTCTGTTTTAGTCTAACATTGCTTGTTTTTCATCCTATTCAATGGATTTGTTTCAACGTTTTTGGCTATCAAGCGCATAAAAAGAGTGTGGATTATTTGAATTTTTTCTTGGTAAAATGCACTAATTTGCTTGGAACTACGTATACTTTTACAAATAGAGATATCATCCCAAAGGATGTACCCTTGATTTTTGTGTGCAACCATCAAAGTATGTACGATATTATTGCAATGATTTGGTATTTTAGACGGTTTCATTGTAAATTTGTGAGTAAGAAAGAATTAGGTAAAGGAATACCAAGTGTATCCTATAATTTACGCCATGGAGGATCTGTACTTATAGATAGAAAAGATCCCAAACAAGCCATTCCTGCTATAAGAAGTTTATCAGAGTATATAGAAAAGCATAAGCGTTCTGCCGTTATTTTTCCAGAAGGAACCCGAAGTAAAACAGGGAAACCAAAAGAGTTTTCACAAACAGGATTAAAAATGCTGTGCAAGAGTGCTCCATCGGCCTACGTAGTTCCGGTTAGCATTAACAACTCTTGGAAAATGGTTAAATTTGGTTTTTTCCCCGTAGGTTTAGGAAATCATCTTACCTTTGTAGTGCACGAACCGCTTGCTGTAAGCGAATATGATTTTGCTGATTTGATGGTGAAAACTGAATCAGCCATTGTGAATGGAATAAAAATTTAA